A region of the Paramormyrops kingsleyae isolate MSU_618 chromosome 6, PKINGS_0.4, whole genome shotgun sequence genome:
CCTACAGGCTCCTTAGCTGAACCACATCAGGGGGGGAAACTGCcttcctctgattggctgttaaGATTCAGCTCCTTCTTATATGACAGATTGCACAGTGGGAAATAAAGACTTTTGTGTCCTGCCACCAGGACCACTTCCCTCTATGTTATTGTCTAATATACATGCTTGTCTCTAAAGAAAACtgattataatattattatttgcaattttaagattttttgTTAATATTCTACTTAAGGTAGGCAATATACTTTATTGTGCAAAACATCTGCAAAACCTAAGGAAGTTAGGCCTGGGAAGACAATGGGTCTCCATCTCCAAACCCCTCGAAGGCAGAATGGCTGTTTCCCTGGCACACAGCGGGAGTTTTTTGCGGGGACTCGTTGTCATAAGCGAACTGTCCCTTGTCTATTTGCACGTCGTCTCCTGAACTCGAACCTGCAGCCGGCTCTTTCTCTGCCAATCCTTGCTGGCAGCTCTTGTGTTCTTGTGCTACTCCTTCGTCACTCTCTCCATCACCGCCTGCTCCAGGATGTTCCTCCGGAAATGCCAGAGGCTCCTCGTGCCCCATCTGGTAGTAAACCAGAGAGGAGGGCTCTTTCAGAAGGGCCTGATGATGAGCCTCAAGCTGGCTTTCTGTAAAGCAGAGCAGGGAGCCCCCTGCTGGGAAGGTCCCCTGGATGAGGAAGGGCCCTGCACCCTGCTCCACAGCCTCCCCGTCCTGCGGGGGCTCTGCTAGCAGGCACAGGCCCGGTTGGCCCAGTCCGCACTGGACCTCACCAGTCTCGCCCTCCTCTTGCTCCTGCTCACGGTTCCGCCGCTCTTGTTCCTCGGCGCTCTGCAGATGCAACACGGCTGCCTCGTTCTCCAGAGCCAAGCTGTCCCGCTGGGCCACGTAGTCCACCTCCAGGCCGTCCGTGGGCGCGCCCAGTGTGCCTGCGTCCAGCCCCGCGTCGGAGAGGACCGAGGCCCCTGGAGATGGGTCCACAGAGGTGCTAGCAGCAGAGGTAGGAGGTTCTTGGGCCCCCTGGGCCCCCTCCCCGGGCCGCGGCACCAGCAGCCGCCTCTCCTCCAGGCCCAGTTTCATGATGGTGTGCAGGTAGTGCGTCCGCACACGGAGGGGGTTGAACTCGATGCGGCCCGCTGTGTTGCCACAGCCGTCCCGCGAGCATCCGCAGGGGAAGGACAGGCGATCCACCTGCCGGGGGGCAGGGAGAGAGTTCACTACAGCCCGACTGCTGCACTACTGCGACATCGGTAATCCAATCGGTCACTCGCAGAGGAAACACATACAGTGCAGACAACGGGTCTATACAGGCTCTCCCTCGGATCTGCTGCAATTCACAAGCACCTTTTCAAGAAATTCTGTACAATTCTCGAACCCTGTAAGCTGGTGGAATGTACATTTATGTGGcctgtgggagttttacttacacaaaaaaaatgattggttatctctctgaactaaTCAGATTGCAGAGTAGGTGGGTCAAAGCAaccagaggaggcgggaccaagataTCTGCTGGTCgaccccacctcctctacaatctgattggttctctttctgccttcagaacatttttgtgcaagtaaaactacCCCTAGAATTTCTGGGATACAATCTGATAATGGTCTGTAATATTATGCAGAGTAATAAGCCACAGCGACAGGGCCAGCTTGCCTCCACACCACTTCCTCGCCTCACCTGGCACTTGATGCCTGCCTGGCTGCAGCCGCACCGCCGCGGATCACAGTATGAGCGGCAGTCGCAGCCACATTCCTCCCGCGAGAGGCGAATGGCTCGCAGCTCCGCCTTCTCGCGGGCATCGATGCGCACTATGCCCGAGGCCCGGAGCAGTGCCCGCCGCCTCTTAGTGGGCAGCGGCTGCAGGAAGAAGCAGTCGTCCACCTCCATGCCCTCGACGTCCAGGTCTTCGTCTGACACGTCGTCCAAGGTCAGCGTGTCGGCAGCCGCGCATGCCACCGTGCCGTTTCTCGTGAGCTGCGGGTTCAGGAGACACATCTGTTATGTCGCCAGTCAAGAGCAGAGAGACACCATAGGGTCTGGAATCCAAAGAACTCTTCCAAATGTGGACATGTTGATATTGATAAAAAGACTAGCTTTTCACAAGCTCACCTACAGGGGGAGCACACTGGGAAAGAAACAGAGCTACATTATTCGTAACCAGGGCAACAATGAGAACTGAGGCAATATGGCCGCCAAGGGGTACTGAGGCAATATGGCCGCCAAGGGGTACTGAGGCAATATGGCCGCCAAGGGGTACTGAGGCAATATGGCCGCCAAGAGGTACCGAGGCAATATGGCCGCCAAGAGGTACCGAGGCAATATGGCCGCCAAGGGGTACCGAGGCAATATGGCCGCCAAGGGGTACCGAGGCAATATGGCCGCCAAGGGGTACCGAGGCAATATGGCCGCCAAGGGGTACCGAGGCAATATGGCCGTCAAGGGGTACCGAGGCAATATGGCCGCCAAGGGGTACCGAGGCAATATGGCCGCCAAGGGGTACCGAGGCAATATGGCCGCCAAGGGGTACCGAGGCAATATGGCCGCCAAGGGGTACCGAGGCAATATGGCCGCCAAGGGGTACCGAGGCAATATGGCCGCCAAGGGGTACCGAGGCAATATGGCCGCCAAGGGGTACCGAGGCAATATGGCCGCCAAGGGGTACCGAGGCAATATGGCCGCCAAGGGGTACCGAGGCAATATGGCCGCCAAGGGGTACCGAGGCAATATGGCCGCCAAGGGGTACCGAGGCAATATGGCCGCCAAGGGGTACCGAGGCAATATGGCCGCCAAGGGGTACCGAGGCAATATGGCCGCCAAGGGGTACCGAGGCAATATGGCCGCCAAGGGGTACCGAGGCAATATGGCCGTCAAGGGGTACCGAGGCAATATGGCCGCCAAGGGGTACCGAGGCAATATGGCCGCCAAGGGGTACCGAGGCAATATGGCCGCCAAGGGGTACCGAGGCAATATGGCCGCCAAGGGGTACCGAGGCAATATGGCCGCCAAGGGGTACCGAGGCAATATGGCCGCCAAGGGGTACCGAGGCAATATGGCCGCCAAGGGGTACCGAGGCAATATGGCCGCCAAGGGGTACCGAGGCAATATGGCCGCCAAGGGGTACCGAGGCAATATGGCCGCCAAGGGGTACCGAGGCAATATGGCCGCCAAGGGGTACCGAGGCAATATGGCCGCCAAGGGGTACTGAGGCAATATGGTCGTCAACAAGTACAGTAGGCACCGGTGCATTCTTTGTCGGAGTGAGCCTCACGATGTTGCAGTATTCTTCCTTGTGATTTTTCAGGAAGTGCCTAATTAAGTTGTATTAAGTGATACTCTTTTGCTGCCTCTCCGCGAGgggatgccattgcaaacattGCAGGTAACTGTTGGGACACTTTGAGTTTCCAGTTTAAAGATTTTCCCCATGGCTGATGTCACGATAGTTTGTAGTTTCAAGCCATGCGAGAACTTAAAATCTGTGCAACTTACATAAATTAGGTGGATGTGGTAAATGAAACAGATCGGGCTGTGACAAGTGATACTGATCAATTAAAAATTCCTGGATCTGCCCCGATTCTGATCTTTGATACTGGCTCGGGACGTCACTGGCAATGAGGACTGAGGTAATATGGCTGTCCTGGCTCCTTCCACTACTCACCTTCCGCTTGCGAGCGTCCAGTTTCTCTTGGCGCAGGTGCTGACGCAGCGCCTGCCGgtggctgctctcctgctcgcGGGCGAACTCGCCGAGGGTGTAGCGGCGGATGGTGGTGTGCCGGCGTGCCATGCCCAGGGAGCTGCCGCCCTGGCTGGGCACGCTGGTGAAGCCCTGCCGCCGTGAGAAGTAGTAGACGGTGACCGCGTCGAATCGCACCCTCTTGGGGCCCGGCGGCGGCTTGTGCTGCCTGAGGATGGAGGTGGCTGGGCGGTATCCGCGTGGACAGAGCAGAAAACTCCGGGTTACAAACGGACGATACGTGGAAAAACCGAAAAACTAACTATAAATGAGCTCCTAATGACCATCACTGCAATGAACGTGAGTAAAGAGTGAAGTAAAGCGAGGCCACAGGTGTAGGACAAACGGAGAACCGATAGCAGGGAGGGCTGACAGGGAAAAGGGGCGGCTCCTATACAGGTTTCCATGGAGATGGCATGAGAGGGCATAAATTCCATAAACACACAAAATTAAACGAATAGATAAGTGTCCTAAATATGCATCTCTAGATGTGTCACGCTAAAGAGGCGCGGACGGCGTGAGGAACCTGAACGAGGCTCAATTGTGCGCAGATGTTCTCACATGCCAGCGCACAGTCATTACACTGCCGTCCCCCCATTAAAAACAAGATCTGCTGCAGCCAGTAGCATGGGGACAATCAACGAGAAAGTGTGAGAGTGAATCATGGTGTGGACACCTGGGTCTTTGAAGCAGTTCCATCTTCTTTAAGAAAAAGATCCCTGCTCTTTGTTTCCCGACTCCATCTAGTGGGCCTTTCTGATATGACAGCTGTCAATTTCCTGGTTATATGGAAACAGGCCACCGGCAATGGGATGGGGGTCCTTACGCGAGAGCAAGGTGGTGGAGGGGGCGTTGAGGCTGTCGCAGCTGTCGGCGCTGTCGCTGCTGGAGATGTCGTCATCCGAGTCCTTGGGGGTGGAGCAAGGGGAGCCACTGTCCACCTCCTCAAACCTCCTCTTCAGGCCGAGCACGGACACCACCTCCATGGCTCCTGACCCAACTGTGGGGACAGAGAGATGAATACAAGCGGTCAAGAGCTGACAAGCATGCGGGAGGCCAGGAGTCACGGATGTAGTCCAGAGAAGGGCCAGAGAAACGTGTCTCCCCTCCCTTACATTTGCGTGTCCAACACTTTGAAAGAAGAGACGGCGTGACTGACATAACAAACAGGCCCGGAAGCAGCAGAGAATCGCACAACACTACTGCACAAACATCAGTGATTGCTAGTCGTTTTCCAAGAAGcctccaaaaaaataaaatcataattCATATACTTATAAAATGTGATCTTCTGCTTAAATTATGGACGTCCCCTAACAGCTACATTAAGTGTTCATCTGCAAGTGTAAGCTGGCACATTTTACATAAAAGCCAGCTTTAAGTGACCAGAGAGGCATGCTGGAAAATCAGAGAGGATACTGTGAAATTCAGAAGACAGGCAAACACCACTTACCAAATATCAGCTATTCAGCATGCTAAATGGTTTAATCTGTGACTGAGTTGTAAACGTAACACACAGTTCTGTGGGTGCTGAAACTtcttaaaatgcatttagagtgttttaaaaaatcacagGGAATAACAAACCTTGGCTGTAGCCGCTTGGCTGCCCCCGCTGTTCCGGCTCCTCGCTGTAGACTCCAACCTGACCGGTAGGACACCGAGCAGTTAAAGTACAGCTTTCCTTATTGGTGCGTCTACTCAAACAGTCATTTCAGTACAGTGTCCCTTAAATTTAGCTCAGCCCTACTAAAAGGATACAACACAGAAAATAAGCATTTGACCTAATGGCATGTAAATGCAGTTTGTGATAAATAGGTTCTTCAAtaagagcgtgtgtgtgtgtgtgtgtgtattcgtTCATGTACTCAGGCATAGTAAAATCAGTTTTGCACATGGAATGAATGCATTCTGGATTAAATCAGCCGCACAGTTCAGCACAGTGGCCATACATGTCCCCAAAAGATAAGTCACACCCGACACAGAGCCACCCCACAAGGTAAAACGGCTAAATAGCCCCCTCTTTGTTAGAAATCCACTACCTTAACAACCACGGCACCTGCCGCTTGTTACCAGAGTTGAAGCTGATCTGCCACCCAGTGAGGATGAATTTGCAGTactgtgaaaaaaaatgtttaaagctatttaagTGGGTAGTAAGTGCAAATgacctcagaacaaaaaaaaaagcacaatttaacattacaacataTAAAAATTAAgagcaacacaataaaaactagtaaaaaTGTCTTATGTTCTCcagaaagttactgatatctagttggatggctagatgaacaccaatTCGGCTccctaacctctcctcaggggcaccccagccatttcaAGTGTTTATTCAATGTTaccatttaattaattaacttaattcgTTAAAAAAAAGTCAGTGATCTACTGATTAGATGCACTAGGTGAGCTAGTGGTTGAGtgaaaaaatacatggctggaCTGTATGACTGCTGGAAataatggggtgattttagaagaggttttgaaatggctaagctaacacactctgacaggcataatagcagttttacaccaacatgaagatcaatTTAGCATCATTccctttggctgcctaagactttcgCACAGGGCTGTATGAGCACTTGTTCACAAGTTAAGTCCAAAACAACCGAATATCATTCACAAGGACACTAGTAGAGGAATAAAGTGTGTAAGGCATTGGTGAGCAATTTATTGTTGTGAACATGGATATGGGGTTGGGTGcaggggccgggggggggggggggctctcacaTACACAGCACGTGTATGTGACTCCTAACATTTAGGTCAGTTATGTCTCTCCCCCCCATTAAACAAAGGCCAGTTAGGTGTGATTATTCTAAAATACCCAAAAATAACATTACCTTCGCTCTGTTCCGCTTTCTGTCTCGGTTGCACCCCCCCTCCTGTCTAATACGAAAATTACATTTAGACCGAGAAGTCAGAAAATGTTACCATGACAACTGGAAAAGCACAGTTTATATAAGCTGCACTGGAACGAATGTGCAGGCCCTTTCCTTATATCCGTGCCTCTATCCAGAGCCCTTCTTTTCAATAACAGACATTACACTGGGATACTGTGGTCAGTCTAGGTGGGTCTCCATCTTTGGCTAGTCTCCCAGTAAGATGCTTTTGATAGATACAACATCGCTTCACATTTTCAGGGCTGAATGAACTTTCCAGTAAAGCATCACCATTGGGGTGCAactttattaaacaaaaaagcacAATTAACAAAATTTACATGGCTGCCTGGAGGCAAACATGAGGCTAAAGATTAATGTTACAACTACCAGAATGAGCCAATGTCTCTATACAAAATCAAAAAGCATAAGATTGCATTTAATTATCTAGTAAAAAGACTATCATAGGCACAGAAATTCAACAGTCCAAAATAGCATGTGAATCACCCTACTCTGAGTAATCTTGAGGACCTACAAACATGACACTCTATCATAACATTCTCCAATTTTATCTACCGCCAATGGGAAAAAGTTGCTTTGTCCAAAATAATTCATCTCAAAGACAAGCAATGAGTTGTCCGTGTGAACCCAAATGCCCCATTATGGAGGGAAATACAGACATGCAAGAATGTGTGCCTTTGGAAACTAGCTCTCTCCGATACTTCAACTTAAATTTTTTCTCAAAATAGGATTATTGAATTTTatactaattattgtaaaaaaaaatataaaaataaaatacaaaacaatgcTTTTTCTTCAATGCTTTCCATTTCCCATTTCTCGTCAACTGATTTCTCACAGTAGCAGCAAGACTTAAATTTCTAACTGTGATTCCTCACATGGTTTTGGAGACTATAGTAATACTTGTGTTCATGAAAGTGCATAGAGGGCTCACCAAAGACTTGCTATCAAAGTTTTTATAGCCATTGAATGACAGCATTGCAAGAAGTAAGAGGCATTCAATGCCCACCATGTCTCATAAGCCAATCGTGGGAGACTGACATGTTCAGAAACGATGGTTCACTATTCTCGAAAGTTCTCCCTGCCAAGCTGTGATTTGCCAGAGACGCATAAATGGGGTTTCTGAAGCAGCACTGGCGCAAGAAAATTAACCGAGGGTCATGTGACTAGGCACATGACAAGGCACTGCTCAGACATCTACAAAATACTATCTGTTTATGCTTACAGGTTCTCTGAGGTTCCACACTGTACCTATAGCACCTTCTTGTTTGAAATCTAATTCCTGAACTGCATATTCAACTGCAAAGGCGCCAGCGCTTAGAATATGGAGAATAATGGAGAGAAAGGTTTTATGAAATAGGCGCGACTTTGTCCAGCACCCTCGCTTCTGCCATGAATATCAGTAGGtgaggtaaataaataaatcattcagAATCATCATTTATTGCAATTAAGAGCTGACTGTTAGCAAAAAATGAATATCCTGTAATCCGGATTGAGACTACATCTtctgaaacaaaacaaagataAGACACCCAAGTTATACAATGACAACTTTCCAAATCTTTAATTTGGGGAGACAATGGAATTATTCTGGGGATACTTTTTCCCCCACAGTGTCAGAAAGATGGGAGAAAGCGGCAGGTCACTGAATGCTCTTTCTTCCTTATGACAGAAAAAGGCTCCCTTTCTCTAAGAGTAATAAATGAACAGAAACAGCTGACCCCCCAAAACCCTGTAAAATGCTATCCGAATATGCTAATCTTCCTAAGTCTGCTAATTCACAGCCACTTTCCAGAGACCACCCCCTACAGTGCCTGAAATATGTTCTGTCTTTAGGTGGATTAGTGAAACATAATTAGGATTCACATAATATCTTGTTACCACTTTGATTAATATgacatacatttatatatagcCAATGTGAGATATACATCTATTTATATAGCATAGTTTACCCAGTATGACATCAGATAGCTTCACCTTTCAATATATTTCAAAATGGCTTGTCTCTTATCAGAATAAAGCACATAGTTCAGGAGATGCAGGTACATTGTTAGTATGCAACCATCACTTCTTAGGTAAGCTTCAGTCACTGTAGTCTGTGGTTAAATTTGCCAGCTGCTCCTATCAATGCCTTTTCTCAAAATTACACTGGTAACATGCTGTATCGGAATGCATATTTAAACACTCTTTGTCATGTAAAATCATTATGAATGTGCCACGGTCCGTAAGAGAAAGGACTGCAACCAAAAGCTGCACATACAGCCCAGCAGAACCGTGTATGACAGCCCCTCTATAACAGATTATctccgagtggtgttttgtgtAATTTTGAACACTACAGAACTACATCCAttgcaatggaaaaaaaatcccatttcTTTTTTAAGAACTTACTGCATTTGGTGGACAGTCAGCTGCCCACAAGCTGAAgcagaaatacatttttcacTGGAATTTCTGGTTAAAGCATCCCAAAGTCTCCCTCTCACACCTAGGCCATGTCTCTCACCTTGCCACAGTCCTATGCTTCCTTGAGAATCTGACCCGCTGTTGCGGTGATACACTTAGGACTTTCTTTGCACGCATTACACATGTTTCTTCCATCACACATTCCTTTTTAGACATGGATACCC
Encoded here:
- the csrnp2 gene encoding cysteine/serine-rich nuclear protein 2, which gives rise to MEVVSVLGLKRRFEEVDSGSPCSTPKDSDDDISSSDSADSCDSLNAPSTTLLSPTSILRQHKPPPGPKRVRFDAVTVYYFSRRQGFTSVPSQGGSSLGMARRHTTIRRYTLGEFAREQESSHRQALRQHLRQEKLDARKRKLTRNGTVACAAADTLTLDDVSDEDLDVEGMEVDDCFFLQPLPTKRRRALLRASGIVRIDAREKAELRAIRLSREECGCDCRSYCDPRRCGCSQAGIKCQVDRLSFPCGCSRDGCGNTAGRIEFNPLRVRTHYLHTIMKLGLEERRLLVPRPGEGAQGAQEPPTSAASTSVDPSPGASVLSDAGLDAGTLGAPTDGLEVDYVAQRDSLALENEAAVLHLQSAEEQERRNREQEQEEGETGEVQCGLGQPGLCLLAEPPQDGEAVEQGAGPFLIQGTFPAGGSLLCFTESQLEAHHQALLKEPSSLVYYQMGHEEPLAFPEEHPGAGGDGESDEGVAQEHKSCQQGLAEKEPAAGSSSGDDVQIDKGQFAYDNESPQKTPAVCQGNSHSAFEGFGDGDPLSSQA